The sequence TCTTGAAAGATTTGAAATCTGTATGAACTGAGCATGATAGATTGGGTTTTTTCGTGTAAAGACGAAATAAGTGTTCTTTTTCTGTGTTTTTATGGTGGAGATCTTGAAATGCTTGATATGGTTTCTTTGTTTGATGACTGATGATGAATTCTTTTACTGATGAAAAGTCGATTTTGTAGCTGATTTTCTTTTGACATTGATGCTGATTTGATTGGCAAAATTTATGTTGCAAGAACATGATCATTTGTCTCATGTGAATTCTACTGATCTCTACAGGAGGAGATATGGGTGGTAAACAGAAAATTGGACAAGTTGCTGGGAAAAATAGGCGTGTGCTCGGAGACATAGGCAACCTTGTGATTGCTCCTGTTGTTGAAGGGAAGCCTAAAACGCAGGTTACTCGTCCTGCTACGAGGAGTTTTTGTGCACAGTTGCTAGCTAATGCACAAGCTGAGAAGAACAAGGTGAAGATTTACCTTAACACATTGAAAAAATGGATTTATGAATCTTGAAATGGTGGATGATATGATATAACTTgtgttttgtttctttttgtctgTAGAAACCACTTGCAGAAGTTGTCAACAAAGTTGCTCCTACAAAGGTACAAGTTAAGAAGAAGGCATCAGACAATCTTGCACCTGAAACTGTTATTGTTATAAGCCCTGATAAGGAAGTGAAGCAAAGTCCTttgagtagcagaagaaaaacaaagaaatctGGAAAGACTCTCACTTCTACCCTCACTGCAAGAAGCAAGGTTGTTATATACATTTAGATTTTCCCCTCTTTAGATGAATAGTGTAGTTTTGGGTAATATCAAGATTCTGAGAATTGTGATCTTTCTCAGGCTGCTTGTGGACTCGCCAATAGACCAAAGGTTGACGATATCGATGCTGCGGATGTTGATAACCATTTGGCTGCTGTGGAGTATGTTGAGGACATCTACAACTTCTACAAGCTCACTGAGGTATATATGGTGACTCTCTTTTGCTTGTTCTGTTATGTTTTGTATTCCACTTTTTAGAGTCTAATATGTTGAATGATTGTTGTGTCTAAACCAGGACGAAGGTCGAGTGAATGACTACATGGATTTTCAACCTGAGCTGAATCATAAGATGAGAGCCATTCTTGTGGACTGGTTAATAGAAGTTCATAGGAAGTTTGAGCTAATGCCTGAAAGTCTTTACCTTACAATGAACATACTGGACCGTTTCCTCTCGGTGAAGACAGTTCCAAGGAGGGAACTTCAGTTAGTTGGCATTAGTTCAATGCTAATTGCTTGCAAGTATGAAGAGATTTGGGCACCAGAGGTCAATGATTTCATTCATATATCAGACAATGCATATGCCAGAGATCAGATACTTCAGATGGAGAAAGCAATTCTTGGTAAGCTGGAATGGTATCTGACAGTTCCAACGCCATATGTGTTTCTGGTTAGGTATATTAAAGCTTCAACACCAAATGATCAGGAGGTACTATACACTAATCATCTTTTGACATAATTATCCATATGTATGTGTATTGTCTGTGGCTAATTTTAACTCAACTATGTTGCAATTGCAGATGGAAAACATGGCTTTCTTCTTTGCTGAACTTGGTCTGATGAACTATAAGACCATAATAACATCCTGTCCATCAATGCTGGCAGCATCTTCGGTTTACGCTGCTCGTTGCACTCTCAACAAAAGTCCTCTATGGACTCAAACTCTGCAGCATCATACTGGATACTCAGAAGATCAGTTGATGGAAAGTGGAAAGGAGTTGGTTAGCTGTCACTTGGGTGCTGCAGAAAATAAGCTCAAGGCAATTTACAGGAAGTTCTCGAGTCCAGATAGAGGTGCTGTTGCCCTCTTCCCACCAGCAAGAAATCTTTCACCAACTAATGCTAATACTACTACCTCTTCttgagttgattttttttttagtttggtAGTAAAGTTGTGTTGAGATCATGTTTACTGGTGTGATGATCTCTCTAGCTTTTTTAGATAGACTATTAGTTTGATTTTGGGTTTTGGAGTGTGTGAACTATGGTTTTTATGATTTTACCTACTAGTGAAGTCATGTAAAAATCCTCACAATATGTGTTCCTTTTGTATGAATACAattatttgattcatttttaATCTGTGCACTCATTCAACTTCCCTGTGCAACATGATATTTACATTGAACACTACAAAATGGTGCCTGGTAGATGTTCTCCAATATTGCCTCATCCCAACCAACAAGCAAATTGAAATGCCACAATTTCCAACACCAATGGCCTCATTGTGATTGAGTTCACTTTCTTCCAActagtttttaaaaaagatcTGTCACTTAGTTGTATTCTTCAACACTTCAAAAGACACCTATTTTGATGGAAGGAGCCAAGAAGCAATCAGAATGGCATATGCATTGTGTGTAAATTGAGACcatttctttcattcctttggGACTATAATTTATATACATCGATCGATTCTCAAATTCAAATGCAGTTCAAACAAGCTATTTAGCAGACAGGGAGCAAGAAAGGAAGTATGATCAAGAAAATCTATTTGTATGCTAGGGAGCAGCAAAGAACTGACTGGAAGAAGTGTTAAGTTCAAGAATGCAGCAAGGCCAAAAGCCTATTTCACTGTGGCTGCTTCACAAGAAACTAGCAACAGCAGGACTTATGCAAAAATGAAGACCTTGGGATCAATTTATACAATGGTGCATACAACATGGAAAGGGGAAGTCTATAACAACCCAAATCTTCAAGATCATTTTGGCTGAATACAACAGATTTTTTTGAGATAAAGAGCTTATTGCTAGAGCTCCATCTAGAGCTGTAAGATGAGAGTAATACTGAGAACAAAGCATGCTGTGTTAAGTTGCTTGATATGTAATGTTTGCTTCTGGTAATAAACAAAACAGTTAGTCACCAAAAAAAGAGATTTATTCAAATTTCATGTCCTTTAGTGGCCTTGTGTATAAGATACAACATAACTCATTCGAAAAGGTGCTTTAGATGCACATGGTTCCAAGTTAATGTCAAGAGTATAATATCAACAAGATATACATGTTAGTGGGAACACGAACAACCATGCTCTTCACCACCACTCGAAGCCAACTTGTAACTGCGTTCCCAAGTATCTGTGGGAGCAGCTTGTGCATGAGGAATATGACGAGGATGTTTCTCTCTCTTGTCACCCCTTACCTGCTTCAGTGCATGCTTAAGTGAAGGCAGCAAAGCTTCCATGCACTCCGCGACTGCATTTGGATTGCCTGGCATATTGATAATCTGAAAACATCGTGAAACATACATAAGGTAAAACTCTGAGGAACTCATATAACAAGGCGCAGCAGTTAGAAAAGCTCCCAGAAGAGTAAAAGATTTCTAACCAATGAAGGATACAATTAAATCTTGTGTCAACTAGAGCTAGATGCACTTTTTTTTGGTAAAGGAGAGATAGATGCACCTTCATTACATAGAAGGAAATTATAATGCAGCTTGCACTTGTCTCTCCTGGTAAAGGAAGAAAAATCTGCAAGTTGACTCACTTATGTTGCTAATTAGCCTAATGCCTCTCTTCTTGACACATAGATGGTTTGCCTCACAGACCATTTAGCAGTTTAACCTTGCAGGTGTCAACCTTGCGGTCTCCAGTATTAAGGGTAAAACATGAATAGGACAAAAAAAATATCCTAACGATACCAGGAGAACcattttaaagggaaaaaaagcaGCAAAAGTTGAGACTAAGGAAGGAGGATTCTCATGCACTgaatataattaacaaaacaaCCGACACTTCCAATGAACTCAAGTATTTTGAAATGGTAATTTAAGTTGAATACGAAAACAACTTGTATCTTGAGATGGGATTCACTATCAACTCAAAGTACCTCTCATCCTTAACTACCATAAACTATCATAGAGTCAGAGCACAGCCCAActgcaaaagaaaaagaatgaaaagcAAATAAAGGAACTAGCTTCCTGCTGGAATCCCACATCAGTGGAATACGGGGTTCTTGGTCACCGTA comes from Solanum pennellii chromosome 1, SPENNV200 and encodes:
- the LOC107007969 gene encoding G2/mitotic-specific cyclin S13-7-like encodes the protein MDHNKAVVPHNLPRGGDMGGKQKIGQVAGKNRRVLGDIGNLVIAPVVEGKPKTQVTRPATRSFCAQLLANAQAEKNKKPLAEVVNKVAPTKVQVKKKASDNLAPETVIVISPDKEVKQSPLSSRRKTKKSGKTLTSTLTARSKAACGLANRPKVDDIDAADVDNHLAAVEYVEDIYNFYKLTEDEGRVNDYMDFQPELNHKMRAILVDWLIEVHRKFELMPESLYLTMNILDRFLSVKTVPRRELQLVGISSMLIACKYEEIWAPEVNDFIHISDNAYARDQILQMEKAILGKLEWYLTVPTPYVFLVRYIKASTPNDQEMENMAFFFAELGLMNYKTIITSCPSMLAASSVYAARCTLNKSPLWTQTLQHHTGYSEDQLMESGKELVSCHLGAAENKLKAIYRKFSSPDRGAVALFPPARNLSPTNANTTTSS